The segment TACTGTAGGTTCTGAAAAAGGATCAGGAAGAACTCATTGACTCAGAAGATGAATCAATTATCTTGATTAGCTGCCAATATATACAAGAATTCTTAAAGAATGCTGGGGAAATATTATTTTACTCCAATGACAAAGAAGTAATGTTTGAAAAGATAATTGatagggatttctttttttttgtgtttgtatgaGTAGAACTTATGCAGTGCCTTAAATATCCAAAAACTAGGTTGTTACTCCAAGTAATGGACCCAGTGAGATTCATTAATATGACCCAATCAAGGGAATTTTGTTAGGTAACAATAACAAAACTTTCCACTCTCATTCAAATCTGTTTTGGCAAAAATTTGAAATTAGTGACTTCtaaatttatttccaaataaaatattGGCTCCTAGTGTTCTAAATACTGTGTCAACTATTATATTCTGCATTAGGGCTATATCCTCTTTACTtatccacacaaacaaacaatcaatggAGGGTTGTAAATACATTCCATATACTACGAAAATTACTCATTCCATGTCAAGGTAGAAAAAATCTAAATAATGTATGAAGTAGAAGGAAGTTTGGAATTATCATCACTTCAATATTAACCCCCTAACCTCCTTTTTCTTAAATAAGTGAGTTTCAACCTTTATAATGCTACAACC is part of the Mus musculus strain C57BL/6J chromosome 17, GRCm38.p6 C57BL/6J genome and harbors:
- the Esp34 gene encoding exocrine gland-secreting peptide 34 precursor, yielding MASFPVMCFLLILLLPSMFTEGVVLKKDQEELIDSEDESIILISCQYIQEFLKNAGEILFYSNDKEVMFEKIIDRDFFFFVFV